A window of Carassius carassius chromosome 44, fCarCar2.1, whole genome shotgun sequence contains these coding sequences:
- the LOC132126705 gene encoding arrestin domain-containing protein 2-like isoform X2 — MAFQSVKLFALELDGPEDAVYSSGEMISGVVILELNREIKVRALRVLGRGVAAAHWLENRSVGVNTVYNDYTSKITYFRKRQHLIRDNGELTVLSAGRHEYPFSFQLPEETLVTSFEGKHGSIRYWVKVKLHRPWATVKKIKKEFTVIEPIDINTPSLLAPQAGTKEKMARIWYRNCGQVSITAKIDRKGYTPGEVIPVFAEFDNSTSRSVVPKAYITQTQTFIARGTMKQKRAVVATLCGDIVGARHREKWHGRAIKIPPVGPSIQQCRIIKVEYMLRVCVDVPGTSKLSLELPLVMGTIPLHPFGSRTSSVSSQYSVNMEWLRMAIPEQPEPPPDYSAVVSDEEVVQNSTAVRPEEDLSGVLQRSLMAYVQEFRLRPPPVYSEVDPNPQPLTMRPRCMTC; from the exons ATGGCTTTCCAAAGCGTCAAACTATTTGCTCTTGAGCTGGATGGTCCGGAGGATGCTGTGTACAGCAGTGGAGAGATGATCTCTGGCGTGGTGATCCTGGAGCTCAACCGGGAAATCAAGGTTCGAGCCCTGCGAGTCCTGGGACGCGGTGTCGCTGCAGCCCACTGGCTGGAAAACCGCAGCGTCGGAGTGAACACTGTCTATAACGACTACACATCCAAGATCACttacttcaggaagagacagcaccTTATCCGAG ATAACGGTGAGCTGACAGTCCTGTCTGCCGGGAGACACGAGTACCCTTTCAGTTTCCAGCTGCCAGAGGA AACTCTAGTGACATCTTTTGAGGGCAAGCACGGCAGCATTCGATACTGGGTGAAGGTTAAGCTGCATCGCCCATGGGCCACCGTCAAGAAGATCAAGAAAGAGTTCACGGTTATCGAGCCTATTGACATCAACACACCAAGTTTGCTG GCGCCTCAAGCTGGAACCAAAGAGAAGATGGCTCGCATTTGGTACCGTAACTGCGGGCAGGTGTCGATCACCGCAAAGATCGACCGCAAGGGCTACACACCGGGTGAAGTGATTCCAGTCTTTGCTGAATTCGATAACTCCACGTCTCGCTCCGTGGTGCCGAAAGCTTATATCACCCAGACGCAGACCTTCATCGCAAGGGGAACCATGAAACAGAAGAGGGCCGTGGTGGCCACGTTGTGCGGGGACATAGTTGGTGCACGCCATAGAGAGAAGTGGCACGGCCGTGCCATCAAAATCCCTCCAGTCGGGCCCTCCATCCAGCAGTGTCGCATCATTAAAGTGGAATACATGCTCAGG GTGTGCGTTGATGTTCCTGGGACGTCCAAACTTTCCCTGGAGCTTCCTTTGGTTATGGGCACCATCCCTTTGCATCCGTTTGGCAGTCGTACGTCTAGCGTGAGCAGCCAGTACAGCGTGAACATGGAGTGGCTTCGCATGGCCATCCCTGAGCAGCCTGAGC CTCCTCCAGATTACAGCGCTGTTGTGTCAGATGAGGAAGTGGTCCAGAACTCCACAGCAGTCCGACCTGAGGAAGATCTCAGCGGCGTGCTGCAGCGCTCCCTCATGGCCTACGTGCAGGAGTTCAGATTACGCCCACCTCCGGTGTACAGCGAG GTGGACCCAAACCCTCAGCCTCTCACCATGCGTCCTCGCTGCATGACCTGTTGA
- the LOC132126705 gene encoding arrestin domain-containing protein 2-like isoform X1, translating to MIFDKLKKIDIVFDSPDLDCAPVFSSGDVVSGKVVLELSVETKVQSLKLHAEGFAQVHWTESRSAGSSTAYTQNYSDEVEYLNRREVLLQADNGELTVLSAGRHEYPFSFQLPEETLVTSFEGKHGSIRYWVKVKLHRPWATVKKIKKEFTVIEPIDINTPSLLAPQAGTKEKMARIWYRNCGQVSITAKIDRKGYTPGEVIPVFAEFDNSTSRSVVPKAYITQTQTFIARGTMKQKRAVVATLCGDIVGARHREKWHGRAIKIPPVGPSIQQCRIIKVEYMLRVCVDVPGTSKLSLELPLVMGTIPLHPFGSRTSSVSSQYSVNMEWLRMAIPEQPEPPPDYSAVVSDEEVVQNSTAVRPEEDLSGVLQRSLMAYVQEFRLRPPPVYSEVDPNPQPLTMRPRCMTC from the exons ATGATTTTCGACAAGCTGAAAAAGATCGACATAGTATTTGATTCTCCGGATCTGGACTGTGCTCCGGTGTTTAGCAGCGGAGATGTGGTCTCAGGGAAGGTTGTGCTCGAGCTCTCGGTGGAGACTAAAGTGCAGTCGCTGAAGTTGCATGCAGAAGGTTTCGCTCAAGTGCACTGGACCGAGTCTCGCAGCGCCGGCTCGAGCACCGCTTACACGCAGAACTACAGCGATGAAGTGGAGTACCTGAACCGGAGAGAAGTTCTGCTGCAGGCAG ATAACGGTGAGCTGACAGTCCTGTCTGCCGGGAGACACGAGTACCCTTTCAGTTTCCAGCTGCCAGAGGA AACTCTAGTGACATCTTTTGAGGGCAAGCACGGCAGCATTCGATACTGGGTGAAGGTTAAGCTGCATCGCCCATGGGCCACCGTCAAGAAGATCAAGAAAGAGTTCACGGTTATCGAGCCTATTGACATCAACACACCAAGTTTGCTG GCGCCTCAAGCTGGAACCAAAGAGAAGATGGCTCGCATTTGGTACCGTAACTGCGGGCAGGTGTCGATCACCGCAAAGATCGACCGCAAGGGCTACACACCGGGTGAAGTGATTCCAGTCTTTGCTGAATTCGATAACTCCACGTCTCGCTCCGTGGTGCCGAAAGCTTATATCACCCAGACGCAGACCTTCATCGCAAGGGGAACCATGAAACAGAAGAGGGCCGTGGTGGCCACGTTGTGCGGGGACATAGTTGGTGCACGCCATAGAGAGAAGTGGCACGGCCGTGCCATCAAAATCCCTCCAGTCGGGCCCTCCATCCAGCAGTGTCGCATCATTAAAGTGGAATACATGCTCAGG GTGTGCGTTGATGTTCCTGGGACGTCCAAACTTTCCCTGGAGCTTCCTTTGGTTATGGGCACCATCCCTTTGCATCCGTTTGGCAGTCGTACGTCTAGCGTGAGCAGCCAGTACAGCGTGAACATGGAGTGGCTTCGCATGGCCATCCCTGAGCAGCCTGAGC CTCCTCCAGATTACAGCGCTGTTGTGTCAGATGAGGAAGTGGTCCAGAACTCCACAGCAGTCCGACCTGAGGAAGATCTCAGCGGCGTGCTGCAGCGCTCCCTCATGGCCTACGTGCAGGAGTTCAGATTACGCCCACCTCCGGTGTACAGCGAG GTGGACCCAAACCCTCAGCCTCTCACCATGCGTCCTCGCTGCATGACCTGTTGA